TCCCCAGCGCCACGTGCCCCAGCCCTCACTGGCGCCGGGGGATGGCGGGGCACTTGAGGGCCACCCCGCAGTCCGGCATTGTGTCTCCATTTCCCATGACCTCCCGGCACCTCTGTTTACCAGCCCATAAAACGGGGCTAATAACACACGTGCTGCGTGCACCCAGCATTTACAAGTGCGTCTGCAAGACGCCCATTGCTCTTTTACGTGTTCAAAGTGGGGGATTAGGAACATATCGGGGTTTATTGCTATTGTCGGCTATTACAGCGTGTTGTCTTTCATGTCATTATGTGTCACGGCTTTGCCCTCTCCGGCACCGCCTTGCTCTCCGAGGCATGTTTGCCTGGCTGGTCCTCAGCGCAGTGGGGCAGAATTGCCCCGTGTCGTTAGCTGATGCATGACGCGTGCCCGCTTTACGGCCGGATTAAACTGAGGCTTTCCGCAaccgccctctgctcgctgcccggggcctccgcaacaggtataaaagagctgcgggctttgcagccctctatccagctgcctccacttgaAACTCCTTCCTCAACGCAGtaagtccaaaccttctctgctccttcctttctcagcactgacttctctggtgtattgcttgctgtgtgccccaCCACCGCTTTAGATAATGTCACCGTTTTGGATGGGGTGTgtgctcctggagagctacgggaaggagggctgctggaTAGTCCCAGGGCTTAGATGCAATGTGTTGAGCGGAGAGCGTTGCAgccacctcttctgggtgctcttgggactttccctctgggttggacgagggtgtgcttttcctctctcctctgtgctagtttgtagctgggagcgctcaaggagggaaagtggtctccaggggcacgtccagtgtggcgcctgctgttgctgtggctgccgagatgcgccagagcctctcgtggtgcccatgggcacaatccgcgagcagcgcgaggcgtttagtgctccggcgttgcgctgctgagcccgggctctgcctttggtctcgcagcttcccctgccaagccgaaggatgtcctgctcccgccttgtccgccttgtctccctacggggtggccgccccggccccggtggctgatgcctacaacgagccctgcgtgcagcagttgccctgactccaccgtggtgatccagcccccgcccacagtgctcaccttacctggacccatcctcagctccttcccgcagcacagcgcatcagctcggtgggagcccctgttgttggaggggggctacggtggcaccttttgaggctttggaggccttggaggtggctttggaggccttggaggtggctttggaggccttggaggcggctttggaggccttggaggctttggggggttccggccgccttgggggcttcggggggctctgggggctttgggagctgtggttcCAGGGGCCTGGGCCTTGGCCGCCGCTACCTCGGCGGCAGCTGCGGACCCCTGCTAAGCCCCACACTTGGCACGGCCACACACCAAGCACGGGCTCCCGAAATCCACCGGCACCTCccgagccctggcacccagcaaggCCTCACTCCCGCATGAGTGACAGCGCAGCTGAGTGCCggtgcctcctcctgcggcaGAAGTGGTGCTCGTTGCTGCTCTACACCTCTGCAACGGAGAGCGTGGCCTCGCCGTGGCCAGGACCCTGCTCTTCCCACGTGCCTAcctcccttgggagctgcaataaAAGCTATGTTGCATCGCAATGTTGGCGCCTGgtggtccttcctccttccccacctgcccgcagccccagcccagactccTTTGGGCTCTCCCAGCTCGCACAGCATCAcgcctggggcctgggggcaccTTGCTTGGTGCATCATAACTGCCGCTCGCCCCTGTAGCTGGGCCACGGAGAGCACATCTCGTGAGCTGCCCCCCGTCACCCAGCAGCACTGAACCGCCCGCTGTGTTTCTAAGTGCCACTTTGCACGCGCCAAAGGGTTGTGGGCATTGTGCAGAAgctcttggaaatgccctgcacagCCAGCACGGGTGTTTGTTCCTGCCCTTCATGGGCTGGTAAAGAGTCCCCCTCagaggtcaggggaaatggggaaAGCATCTTTGCctgcttggggctgctgctgagcaccagccgtcctgctctgcctgcacgGGTGTCGGAGGCTTGCAGAAGGGTTACCGAGACATATCCACGTCTCCCCAGATTCCCTTCCGGTTGGGGAATTTGGGCTTTGAGGGATCCTGCTTCCTCTCAACGACCCTGGAAAGCGCAGGGCATCCCGTGTCGCAAAGCAGTGATGCACTTCgctcctaagagggaagcagcactacgtttattgcagtaagacagcgacttaacaaagttcaatcgtaaataagaacgatgtAATGAGGTTCGATTGCAAGGTTcactctcagttatttactgcgtgaaggacagggtcagatgcgtgtgcaacggagaccctgccgttgagtcacgaggttcagactggacccccttgctttctaaactccttcggagaggagccaagGTGCGGCTGAATCagccctagtctcagacttggtcagcggtttatgtctaagggattatgtgtgcaattagtcagagatataactcagcaaagtttcgtgaagttcacaaaagttcagcatgctgttaatcactttgcgaggatctgtcgcggtaaggaatctctcaacacCTCGAGGGGAAcctggagaggcgtccctgctcaaggggaggttctgcagtgcagcccgctgcgaagcaggagagctcaaggggctctgggctgccccctatttatgggggggagatgattgactcatagtcatatttgcatactagacgggccttagctggcgcatgctcaaccagcccctacatacgtgctgtttacagggaggtcaggttgagggggagagagcacatcatgttggtggggggggggggaaaggagcacaccgtcacatccCGTCACCTGCGAGGGCAGAAACTCTGAGCAAGAGGTTGACGTGAATATGGCCCGGAGGGCCTCTCCTTCCTCAATGCTCTTAGCATCATGCAATGCTAGTGCTGCATGGTGCCTTGCACAGAGACGGTGGCTACCAGGGGAAGAGTCAAAGGAGCAGGGCAGCACATTGGTGCCTGTTGGGGAGTTCATGTGAAAAATGCTTCATGCACGAttgtgaagagagagaaagggcaaaaaggAGCCAAATGGCAAAGCCAGGCATGGCTCTATTCCACATGCGCCCATCCCGCTCCTGCGCCCGAGCTGAAGTTCTCCTGTATCCTTTTTCCCTTTGGAGGTtcctttccaggtgtcctgccccagcagagccatgtccccagggCTGGAGTTGGGCACTACAGGGGAAAGCAGGGAAGAGCTTTCTGCTGGAGCGGTGGGGCAAAAGAAGAGCTCAAGGGAGATCTTGGatcagcagaaggaggaggaggaaggaaagctgAAGGAGCTTGAGGAAAGGTTGGTGGTGTGTGGCGGGTGGTTGGGCACCCTCTCCCCTACGGGAGCCATTTCCTCAGCAGAGGTTCTGCCTGGGGCCTTTGGCCTTGGGGTGGCTCTGGCTGGGTGCACCAGCCCCGTGGCCCTGGGGGTGGACGCagcccatgggaacaggggtgtGAAAGGGCACCAAGTGGCCTGTGGTGCCCAATACCTCTCCTTGGGCTTGGTGTGGGGGAGCCaagctgggaagaaaagggggagagaaaagagtgAAAAGGCGTTTGCAGAAGGAGCCACATGCGTCCTGCGCTGTGGGAGGACCGTCCCGTGGAGGGACGTGCTGCAGAAGGGGCATCCGGGGGGCGCGAGGCAGCTCCCACAGGTTGCCCTAACGAGGCATCACTGTGGGAGCTGGGTGTGAGCAGCCAAACGAGCCCCcacctggctggggctggggctggggccaggatgggaagaaggaaggaggaagaacccACCAGAGGCCAACGTTGCGATGCGACACAGGTTttattgcagctcccaagggaggaggCACACGGGGAAAGAGCACGGTGTGTGGCCACGGCAAGGCCACAGGTCTCCGTGTAGAGGTGCGGAGTGCAACCAGCACCAGCCGtgccgcaggaggaggcacccGGCGCTTGGCTACGCTGTCACTGGGCAGCGCAGCTGGGAGCGCAGCTGAAGCGGGGCAGGAGGACACTCCCGGCGGGCTCTGTCCGGGCATGAGGCAGTCGAGCACAGTcgcgagctgagctggggagccgagcggagcaggagcccttgctgggtgccagggctcggGAGGTGCCGGTGGATTTTCGGGAGCTGTCCTTGGTGTGTGGCCGTGCCAAGTGTGGGGCTCTAGCAGGGTCCGCAGCTGCACGCCGACGGTAGCAGCGGCCGGCCAAGGCCCAGGCCCCTGGAACCACAGCTCCcaagcccccagagccccccgaaggcccccaaggcggccggaacccccaaagccttccaaggcctccaaagccacctccaaggcctccaaagcggcctccaaggcctccaaagccacctccaaggcctccaaaagcctccaaaggtgccaccgtagccccctccaacaacaggggctcccaccgagACTGACGCCGCTTGTGCTGCGGGAAGGAGACTGAGGATGGGTCCAGGTAAGGTGAGCACTGTGGGCGGGGGCTGGATCACCACGGTGGAGTCAGGGACACtgctgcacgcagggctcgttgtaggcatcagccaccggggccgggcggccaccccgtagggagacaaggcggacaaggcggagcaggacatccttcggcttggcagggaagctgcgagacaagcagagcccgggctcagcgcaacgccggagcactaacgcctcgcgctgctcgcggattgtgcccatgggcaccacgagaggctctggcgcatctcggcagccacagcaaacagcaggcgccacactggacgtgcccctggagacccactttccctccttgagcgctcccagctacaaactagcacagaggagagaggaaaagcaccctcgtccaacccagagggaaagtcccagagcacccagaagaggtggctgcaccgctccgctcaacacattgcatctaagccctgggacttccagcagccctccttcccgtagCTCTCCAGGAGCAACCACCCCATCCAAAAACGGTGACATTATCTAAAGCGGTGGtggggcacacagcaagcaatacaccagagaagtcagtgctgagaaaggaaggaggcagagaaggtttggacttaCTGCGTTGAGGAAGAGAGTtcaagtggaggcagctggatagagggctgcaaagcccgcagctcttttatacctgttgcggaggccccgggcagcgagcagagggcggtTGCGGAAGCCCCAGTTAATCCGGACCGTAAAGCGGGTCACACATCATGCATCAGCTAACGATGCGGGGCAATTCTGCCTCTCCGCGTTGGGGGACACGTAATGACACGAAAGACAAGAGGCTCTCATAGCTGACAATAGCAGCAATAAAGCCCAACTGGTTCCTCAAATCGCAGCCGAGAGCGTCTGTACCAGGCCCCCCCATGCAGACGGGCTGTGCCTGTGCCGAGCGCAAtgcccctgctctttgcaacgGCCCTCCAGCGGTCCTGCATCCCTGCgttggggacaggcagggagacGGGGGAGACTTGGCGGTGCCCATGTGCCCCAGCGCCACGTGCCCCAGCCTCACTGGCGCCGGGGGATGGCGGGCACTTGAGGGCCACACCCGGCAGTCGGCATTGTGTCTCCATTTCCATGACCTCCGAGCACCTCTGTTTACAGCCCATAAACGGGGCTAATAACACACGTGCTGCGTGCACCCAGCATTTACAAGTGCGTCTGCAAGACGCCCATTGCTCTTTTACGTGTTCAAAGTGGGGGATTAGGAACATATCGGGGTTTTTTGCTATTGTCGGCTATTACAGCGTGTCTGTCTTTCATGTCATTATGTGTCACGGCTTTGCCCTCCCGGCACCAGCCTTGCTCTCCGAGGCATGTTTGCCTGGCTGGTCCTCAGCGCAGTGGGGCAGAATTGCCCCGTGTCGTTAGCTGATGCATGACGGCGTGCCCGCTTTACGGCCGGATTAACTGAGGCTTCCGCAaccgccctctgctcgctgcccgggcCTCCGCAACAGTATAAAAGAGCTGCGGGCTTTGCAGCCctctatccagctgcctccacttgaactccttcctcaacgcagtaagtccaaaccttctctgcctccttcctttctcagcactgacttctctggtgtattgcttgctgtgtgccccaccaccgctttagataatgtcaccgttttggatggggtggtgctcctggagagctacgggaaggagggctgctggaagtcccagggcttagatgcaatgtgttgagcggagcggtgcagccacctcttctgggtgctctgggactttccctctgggttggacgagggtgcttttcctctctcctctgtgctagtttgtagctgggagcgctcaaggagggaaagtggtctccagggggcacgtccagtgtggcgcctgctgttgctgtggctgccgagatgcgccagagcctctcgtggtgcccatgggcacaatccgcgagcagcgcgaggcgttagtgctccggcgttgcgctgagcccgggctctgccttgtctcgcagcttcccctgccaagccgaaggatgtcctgctccgccttgtccgccttgtctccctacggggtggccgccccggccccggtggctgatgcctacaacgagccctgcgtgcagcagtgccctgactccaccgtggtgatccagcccccgcccacagtgctcaccttacctggacccatcctcagctccttcccgcagcacagcggcatcagctcggtgggagcccctgttgttggagggggctacggtggcacctttggaggctttggaggccttggaggtggctttggaggccttggaggtggctttggaggccttggaggcggctttggaggccttggaggctttgggggttccggccgccttgggggcttcgggggctctgggggctttgggagctgtggttcCAGGGGCCTGGGCCTTGGCCGCCGCTACCTCGGCGGCAGCTGCGGACCCTGCTAAGCCCCACACTTGGCACGGCCACACACCAAGCACGGCTCCCGAAATCCACCGGCACCTCccgagccctggcacccagcaaggCCTCACTCCCGCATGAGTGACAGCGCAGCTGAGTGCCGgggtgcctcctcctgcggcaGAAGTGGTGCTCGTTGCTGCTCTACACCTCTGCACGGAGAGCGTGGCCTCGCCGTGGCCaggaccctgctcttccccacgtgcctcctcccttgggagctgcaataaAAGCTATGTTGCATCGCAATGTTGGCGCCTGgtggtccttcctccttccccacctgcccgcagccccagcccagactccTTTGGGCTCTCCCAGCTCGCACAGCATCAcgcctggggcctgggggcaccTTGCTTGGTGCATCATAACTGCCGCTCGCCCTGTAGCTGGGCCACGGAGAGCACATCTCGTGAGCTGCCCCCCGTCACCCAGCAGCACTGAACCGCCCGCTGTGTTTCTAAGTCCCACTTTGCACGCGCCAAAGGGTTGTGGGCATTGTGCAGAAgctcttggaaatgccctgcacagCCAGCACGGGTGTTTGTTCCTGCCCTTCATGGGCTGGTAAAGAGTCCCCCTCagaggtcaggggaaatggggaaAGCATCTTTGCctgcttggggctgctgctgagcaccagccgtcctgctctgcctgcacgGGTGTCGGAGGCTTGCAGAAGGGTTACCGAGACATATCCACGTCTCCCCAGATTCCCTTCCGGTTGGGGAATTTGGGCTTTGAGGGATCCTGCTTCCTCTCAACGACCCTGGAAAGCGCAGGGGCATCCCGTGTCGCAAAAGCAGTGATGCACTTCgctcctaagagggaagcagcactacgtttattgcagtaagacagcgacttaacaaagttcaatcgtaaataagaacgatgtaatgaggttcgattggcaaggttcactcagttatttactgcgtgaaggacagggtcagatgcgtgtgcaacggagaccctgccgttgagtcacgaggttcagactggacccccttgctttctaaactccttcggagaggagccaaggtgcggctgaatccagccctagtctcagacttggtcagcggtttatgtctaagggattatgtgtgcaattagtcagagatataactcagcaaagtttcgtgaagttcgcaaaagttcagcatgctgttaatcactttgcgaggatctgtcgcgggtaaggaatctctcaacctcgaggggtaacctggagaggcgtccctgctcaaggggaggttctgcagtgcagcccgctgcgaagcaggagagctcaaggggctctgggctgccccctatttatgggggggagatgattgactcatagtcatatttgcatactagacgggccttagctggcgcatgctcaaccagcccctacatacgtgctgtttacagggaggtcaggttgagggggagagagcacatcagtgttgggggggggggggaaaggagcacaccgtcacatccCGTCACCTGCGAGGGCAGAAACTCTGAGCAAGAGGTTGACGTGAATATGGCCCGGAGGGCCCTTCCTTCCTCAATGCTCTTAGCATCATGCAATGCTAGTGCTGCATGGTGCCTTGCACAGAGACGGTGGCTACCAGGGGAAGAGTCAAAGGAGCAGGGCAGCACACTGGTGCCTGTTGGGGAGTTCATGAAAAATGCTTCATGCACGAttgtgaagagagagaaagggcaaaaaggAGCCAAATGGCAAAGCCAGGCATGGCTCTATTCCACATGCGCCCATCCCGCTCCTGCACCCGAGCTGAAGTTCTCCTGTATCCTTTTTCCCTTTGGGAGGTTtcctttccaggtgtcctgccccagcagagccatgtccccagggCTGGAGTTGGGCACTACAGGGGAAATGCAGGGAAGAGCTTCTGCTGGAGCGGTGGGGCAAAAGATGAGCTCAAGGGAGATCTTGGatcagcagaaggaggaggaggaaggaagctgaaGGAGCTTGAGGAAAGGTTGGTGGTGTGTGGCGGTGGTTGGGCACCCTCTCCCCTACGGAGCCATTTCCTCAGCAGAGGTTCTGCCTGGGGCCTTTGGCCTTGGGGTGGCTCTGGCTGGGTGCACCAGCCCCGTGGCCCTGGGGGTGGACGCagcccatgggaacaggggtgaaagGGCACCAAGTGGCCTGTGGTGCCCAATACCTCTCCTTGGGCTTGGTGTGGGGGAGCCCaagctgggaagaaaagggggagagaaaagagtgAAAAGGCGTTGCAGAAGGAGCCACATGCGTCCTGCGCTGTGGGCGACCGTCCCGTGGAGGGACGTGCTGCAGAAGGGGCATCCGGGGGGCGCGAGGCAGCTCCCACAGGTTGCCCTAAC
This is a stretch of genomic DNA from Apteryx mantelli isolate bAptMan1 unplaced genomic scaffold, bAptMan1.hap1 HAP1_SCAFFOLD_407, whole genome shotgun sequence. It encodes these proteins:
- the LOC136996558 gene encoding claw keratin-like; protein product: MSCSALSALSPYGVAAPAPVADAYNEPCVQQCPDSTVVIQPPPTVLTLPGPILSSFPQHSGISSVGAPVVGGGYGGTFGGFGGLGGGFGGLGGGFGGLGGGFGGLGGFGGSGRLGGFGGSGGFGSCGSRGLGLGRRYLGGSCGPC